The nucleotide sequence CACCCCCACGACCTTTGTCCTGGAGCCTTCCTCTTGGTAAAGAAGATCCTCCACCACACTGCCTTCCAGGAGCGTGGCACCGGCTGCTTCAGCTTCAGAGGCCAGCCAGCGATCGAATTGGGCCCTGTACACCACCCAGGTGTGGTTATAGGGAGGTGAACTCCATTTCCGGGATCCAAAGCAAAGAAGGGAAAAACCTTCTGGCGTCAGGAGCCCTATCCCTCTTTGGGAAACAGGTCTCTCCAAGGGAGCCCTGGAAGCGAAATCAGGAATCTCCTGTGCCAGCACCGTGGAGTAAAGAAGCCCGCTTAGGTTCTTGGCCCCCGCATATGGGCCCCTTTCCACCACTATTACCTCTAGGCCTTCCCTGGCCAATCTGTGTGCAGCGGTCAGTCCTGCGGGTCCTGCCCCCACCACTATGACTTGGGTCTCTATTTCTTCTCCCATGGCTCACCGTTAATCTTACTTCAGGGCTTCTCTCCGATGGGTACCAAGGCGTTATGGTGGCACAAACCGCCCGTGAAATCAACCGGCGCAAGGCATCATGCTTGACAGGCGGGGGGAGTCTTTGCTAGGGTGCGATTCACAAATGGTGTTGGGAGGAAGACCTCTGAAAACTGTTTTCAAACAAAGGGGGGACGTCATGGGACGGATTGCCGGATGGGTGATGGGCCTGTTGATCCTGCTTTGTTTGCAGGTGGGGCAGGCGGCCGCTCAGGAGACCTCTTTGGGGGGAGACTGGTGGATAAGCATAGGCGGAGCCGATAAGGGAGCAGGGGCTCTGACCTTTGGGGTGCCCAGCACAGGTGTATTTGAGGTCTCAGGCAATCTCATCACCTTGGCAGGAGCCTGGCCTGCGAGCGTGGCCGCTGGGGGGGCCTTGAGAATTGATTACAGAGGGGAAATAACGGGCAACCTCCTGCTAGAATTCGACGGATTCGGACCCGTTGGAGAACTGGAGGTCACAGCAGGAGGCACAGACGCCAGATTTCAGAAGCTTTGGTTAAAGGGCTATTTGACATACGGGGAAATGAGCCCGATTCTGGTGCGCATAAAGGGGCAGAGGATGCCTGCCTCTCCACCCATACTCACAGGTAGAAGCATTCAGCAGGGTCTGCTCAAAGGACCCGGTCTTTTGAGTCGAACCCTGGATATAGTGGTGGGAGAGGAAGAGGATCTGAAATTTCCATTTTATGTGGTGACAGGCGGGGGCTCTGTGAGGGTAGATGGAAGCGACGAGGATGTGATCATACTTGGGGTTTTCGGCCGCACTCCCACAGCCACTGGCACCAGAAAAAACAACATCTTCGGGTGGCTCTGGAGTAGTGATCCGACCATGGACGAGGGACCTCTGGTTGGAAACCTTCGCAAGTCAGAAGGAAAGGCGCCTGAGTTTAGCGCTTCTGTAAAAGGTAACAGACGTTTTCAGCTCTCGGCAAAGCTTAAGGAGCCTGTGAGTCCCATTATTTCCGTTACCCCAGATTCCATAGATTTTGGCACCGTGGAGGTGGGGGAGTCTTTGACCCGTACCTTCACGGTCACTAACATAGGAAGCGGCATCTTGGATGGGGAGGCCACTGTGGATGGTGCGGGCTTTTCTGTCACAGGTGGAAGCCCCTACAGTCTTGCTGCCGGGGAAAGCTCTCCTGTCACCATCGAATTCTCACCCACCAACTCCGATACTTTCTTCGCAACGGTCAGCTTCACCGGAGGCGGCGGCACGACCAGATCTGTCACCGGAAAAGGTGAATAAGAAACCCGCGTGAGACCAAAATCTATCGTTAGGGGGGCAGAGAGCCCCCCTTTCTTTACCTATCTATAGGCTCCTTCTGTGATGGTACGGGTGGGCTTGAAGATCTCTTTTTGAAAACGCTGGGCCAGCCTTTCGAGCCTTGCGGTCAGGGCTTGTGGTTCCTGGCTCTTGGCCACAGTCATGGGGCCCACAGGATTTCCGGTTCCGTTTACCATGGCCTTGTCTATGTCCTCGGGGGAGCAAACACCCATCTCCAAAAGCTTGGTGGCCTCGTTGATCTGCACGGCCAGGAGATCCATGGGATCCACCTTGTCCGTGGCCTTGGACAGATCAATGGAAGGCCTGCCCTGGGACCAATCATAAAACCCCCTGCCGGTCTTCTTGCCCAGCAGGCCTGCCTTCACCTTTTCTTCAACTGCCTTGGCCGGGGTGAAATCCGGATGCACGGTCTGGGCAAAATAAAGGCCAGCATGGTAGTTGATGTCAATGCCCGTATAGTCCATGAGCTCATAGGGGCCCATGGGCAGTCCCAATTTCTTCAGGAGGGCGTCCACCTCTTCGGGTTGGGCTATGCCGTGATCCAAGATGCAACCCAAGAGCACGCCTCCGGGGGCCTGCACCCTGTTGACTATGAAACCAGGCACGTCTTTCTCTACTCGAACCGGAACTTTCCCTGTCTTGAGGCAGAAATCGTAGGCTTTCTGCATGGTGTCTTCTGAGGTCTGCTCCCCACGGATCACCTCCACCAACTTCATGAGAACTGCTGGGTTGAAGTAGTGAAGACCCAGCACCTTTTCGGGCCTGCTGGTGGCCTGTGCGATCTGTGTGATGCGCATGGTGGAGGTGTTTGAAGCCAAGAGCGCATGGGCTGGAGCCAAGCGGTCCAGCTCCTGAAAGGTATCTTTTTTTAGCTGCAGGATCTCTGGGATGGCCTCAATGACCAAATCCGCATCTTTGACTGCCTCGCCCAGATCCACGCAGGGATGAAGCAGCTCTTTGTGTATGAGATCATAATGATCCTGGGTGAGTTTTCCCTTTTCCAGAAGCTTCTTGAGACTTTCCTCTATGCGCTGGACACCCCTGTCCACAAAACGCTGCTCTATGTCTCTTAGAAAAACCCTGTACCCTGCAAGGAGCGCCACCTCGGCTATGCCATGACCCATGTCACCGGCGCCTATGACAGCCACTGTCTTTATTTCCCCTGAGCCCATTGTTCCTCCTTTCCCCAGCTCTGGAGCCAGAATCCTGGAGTTCTTCACTGCGCCCTTTCTATGATTACCGCTACCCCCTGCCCTCCTCCGCAGCACATGTTGGCACAACCATAGCGGCCTTTCTTGAGTTCCAGGATGCGGGCCAGGGTCCCCACAAGCCTCACTCCGGATGCGCCCAGAGGGTGACCTATGGCGGTACCTCCTCCCATGATGTTCACCCTTTCGGGGTCGATGCCCAACTCCTTGATACAGTTGAGGGCAACTATGCAAAAGGCCTCGTTTATTTCCCAATAGTCTATGTCCTTGGCCTCAAGGCCTGCTTTTTCAAGAGCCTTCTTGGTGGCGGGAACAGGGCCTACACCCATTATGGTGGGATCCACCCCGGCAAAGCCTATGGAGCGCACCCAAGCCATGGGCTTTACTCCCTTGGCCATGGCTCTTTCTTTGGCCATGAGCACCATGGCAGTGGCCCCGGCGTTGAGGGGTGAGGAATTCCCGGCTGTTATGACTCCGTCAGGCTTGAAAGCAGGTTTTAGAGATTCCATGTCCTGGAGACTCGTGCCCTCCCTTATTGCCTGGTCCCTATCCACCAGGAGCTTGGAGCCGTCTTCCTGTTCCGCCTCTATGGGAAGGATCTCACCCGCGAAAAAACCCTCCTTTTGAGCCTTGGCCGCAAGCTGGTGGGCCCTTACACCCCAGCGGTCCAGGTCCTCTTTGGTGAAGTTGGTCTGGGAAAATAGCTTCTCTGCCGTGAGTCCCATGTTCATGGCATTGGCCATGTCCCAATGCTTCAGGTCAGGGTCCGTAAATAACCTGGGGTTGGGGCTGATGGCTCCTTTTTGAAGCAAGGCTCCTCCCATGGGGACACGGGTCATGTGCTCCATGCCCCCTATCAAGACAGTGTCAGCAAATCCGCAAGCTATCTCCATGAAACCTATCTGGATGGCTGCCATGGAAGAGCCGCACTGCTGATCCACAAACTTGGCGGCTATTGTTTCGGGAAGGTCGGCCAGGAATATGGGGAATCTGCCTCCATAGGTCCACTGTTCCGAGACCCCCAGTGCTGTCCCCACTATGAAATCCTCAACCTCCTTGGGCTCTACATTGCTTCTTCTGAGAACCTCTGGCAGCAATTTGGCCAAAAGGTCATCCGCCCTCAATTTGTGGAACCAGTCTCTGCCAGGCTCATTGGGTCTTGAGCGCGAAAGGGCAGTCCTCAGATATCCAACTATGGCCACATCTCTCATCTTTCCACCTCCTTATGGTTTGTGCACAAGCTCTTAGGTATCGTTGACCCAGATAGACCATGAAGCCTGACGGAATTGTCTTGAAGATTCTCTTTTTCCATCTCTTCCCAAAAACTTTGCTAGAGTTTTCCTGGGCTATGTCCAGGACCCCCAAAATAGACTCTTACCTCGGTGCCTCGGCGAATATTACCCGTGGAATCCAATTTGATTCAGATCATGGAGGCTTTTATCCCCACCAAGTCAGAACTTGGTGGGCCAGTTGGCCAGCCTATGTTCCCCTATGCCTTCTCCCTTGGAGGTCTGGCATATCTCCAGAGCCCTTATCAGAAAGCTTCTGGTTTCCCTGGGATCTATCACGTCCTGGATGTAGTATTGGCCTGCAGCCCCATAAGGCGAGGCATCCTCCACCATCTGCTCCACGAACTTCATCCACTGTGACTGGGTTTCCCCTTGAGTTGCATCAGAGTCCTTGGACTCAAGTTTTCCCCCGAAGACCACGTTGGCTGCTATTTCAGGGGCCACAAAGCTCATTTCAGCAGTGGGCCAGGCCACCAGAAAGTCCGCCCCACATCCGGAGCCACACATGTTCCAAAAGGCCATGCCATAGCTTTTCCTTATTATTATGGATATCTTTGGCACGGTGATCAGCCCCAAGGCGTTCATGTAATTCATCACCTTTGCGGCCACACGCTTTCTCTCGGCCTCCTTACCCACCATGAATCCCGGTATGTCGTGGAAAAAAATCAGTGGGATGTTGAAGGTATCGCACAGGCACAAAAAACTGATTACTTTGTCTATGCCGTCTGTGTCCATGGCCCCTGCATTCACCATGGGTTGATTGGCCACAACCCCCACTACCCTGCCATGGATTCTGGCAAGGGACGTGATCACTGTCCTGCCGAAAAGGGGTTTGATGGGAAAGAGGCTCCCTTTGTCCACGATGCAGGACAGGAGTTTGTTCATGTCGTAGGCCCTGTTTCTCTTTTGGGGTAGCAGTTCCAGGATTCGGTCCATGCCTTCCCCAGATCCGGCCGGGACATTTTTTCTGGGGGGCAGCTCATCTTTGTGTGAGGGCATATAGCTCAGGAACTCCCGGATGAGAGTGAAGCATTCCTCTTCTGTTTCAGCCACCCTGTCGGCCATTCCTGTTATTTCTCCATGCACCTTCCAACCGCCCAGCTCTTCGTCTGTGACTACCTCGCTGATGGCGTATTGAAGTACCCTGGGACCAGAAACGCCCATGGCGCTTCCCTTTACCTGCACCACAAAGTCCGATAAACAGGCCATCCAGGTAGGCATCCCGTAGCATTCCCCCATTATGGCCGTGATCATGGGGGCCTCTCTGACTCGGCTCATGATCTGCAAATAGGAGTCAAAACCACCACCTCCGAAAGAGGCCAAGCCCCTGGAGCCCATGATGTCTGGCATGCGGGCTCCGCCCGCCTCGCCCAGATAGATGAGGGGCAAACCCCTTCTGGTGGAGGCCAGCTTCAGCTCTGCTTCCTTGCGGCCAGCAATTCTGCTGGAGGTGGCTGCCAGTACCG is from bacterium and encodes:
- a CDS encoding choice-of-anchor D domain-containing protein produces the protein MGRIAGWVMGLLILLCLQVGQAAAQETSLGGDWWISIGGADKGAGALTFGVPSTGVFEVSGNLITLAGAWPASVAAGGALRIDYRGEITGNLLLEFDGFGPVGELEVTAGGTDARFQKLWLKGYLTYGEMSPILVRIKGQRMPASPPILTGRSIQQGLLKGPGLLSRTLDIVVGEEEDLKFPFYVVTGGGSVRVDGSDEDVIILGVFGRTPTATGTRKNNIFGWLWSSDPTMDEGPLVGNLRKSEGKAPEFSASVKGNRRFQLSAKLKEPVSPIISVTPDSIDFGTVEVGESLTRTFTVTNIGSGILDGEATVDGAGFSVTGGSPYSLAAGESSPVTIEFSPTNSDTFFATVSFTGGGGTTRSVTGKGE
- a CDS encoding 3-hydroxyacyl-CoA dehydrogenase family protein, with the protein product MGSGEIKTVAVIGAGDMGHGIAEVALLAGYRVFLRDIEQRFVDRGVQRIEESLKKLLEKGKLTQDHYDLIHKELLHPCVDLGEAVKDADLVIEAIPEILQLKKDTFQELDRLAPAHALLASNTSTMRITQIAQATSRPEKVLGLHYFNPAVLMKLVEVIRGEQTSEDTMQKAYDFCLKTGKVPVRVEKDVPGFIVNRVQAPGGVLLGCILDHGIAQPEEVDALLKKLGLPMGPYELMDYTGIDINYHAGLYFAQTVHPDFTPAKAVEEKVKAGLLGKKTGRGFYDWSQGRPSIDLSKATDKVDPMDLLAVQINEATKLLEMGVCSPEDIDKAMVNGTGNPVGPMTVAKSQEPQALTARLERLAQRFQKEIFKPTRTITEGAYR
- a CDS encoding acetyl-CoA C-acetyltransferase, with translation MRDVAIVGYLRTALSRSRPNEPGRDWFHKLRADDLLAKLLPEVLRRSNVEPKEVEDFIVGTALGVSEQWTYGGRFPIFLADLPETIAAKFVDQQCGSSMAAIQIGFMEIACGFADTVLIGGMEHMTRVPMGGALLQKGAISPNPRLFTDPDLKHWDMANAMNMGLTAEKLFSQTNFTKEDLDRWGVRAHQLAAKAQKEGFFAGEILPIEAEQEDGSKLLVDRDQAIREGTSLQDMESLKPAFKPDGVITAGNSSPLNAGATAMVLMAKERAMAKGVKPMAWVRSIGFAGVDPTIMGVGPVPATKKALEKAGLEAKDIDYWEINEAFCIVALNCIKELGIDPERVNIMGGGTAIGHPLGASGVRLVGTLARILELKKGRYGCANMCCGGGQGVAVIIERAQ
- a CDS encoding carboxyl transferase domain-containing protein, whose protein sequence is MALDGDLSVNRSLEELKRRKAQAQQMGGAQKVARQHAKGRLTARERIQALLDPGSFLELGMLAHSDVPGMEDKTPADSKVSGFGRIEGRDVVVIANDFTVLAATSSRIAGRKEAELKLASTRRGLPLIYLGEAGGARMPDIMGSRGLASFGGGGFDSYLQIMSRVREAPMITAIMGECYGMPTWMACLSDFVVQVKGSAMGVSGPRVLQYAISEVVTDEELGGWKVHGEITGMADRVAETEEECFTLIREFLSYMPSHKDELPPRKNVPAGSGEGMDRILELLPQKRNRAYDMNKLLSCIVDKGSLFPIKPLFGRTVITSLARIHGRVVGVVANQPMVNAGAMDTDGIDKVISFLCLCDTFNIPLIFFHDIPGFMVGKEAERKRVAAKVMNYMNALGLITVPKISIIIRKSYGMAFWNMCGSGCGADFLVAWPTAEMSFVAPEIAANVVFGGKLESKDSDATQGETQSQWMKFVEQMVEDASPYGAAGQYYIQDVIDPRETRSFLIRALEICQTSKGEGIGEHRLANWPTKF